The following nucleotide sequence is from Mytilus edulis chromosome 13, xbMytEdul2.2, whole genome shotgun sequence.
tcttttacGAAATCTTACTAGGGTGTCTTTAaggtgcaagagatatggctctctcttaacacgggtcagccttTTATCATCCCATTCCAATGGACTATCATGATcctttcctcaagaccatactcacaaatggtgtcaagggagagacgaaaattcagtccctgaaattaaCTCCACTGAGCAAGGATCGAAACCAGGAACCTTTTTGGTCGAGCCTtcaactttagtcgaaaaagcgagactaagtgatcctacattccgtcgtcatCATTGTCGGtggccacaaatattcactctgtggttaaagtttttgaaattttaataactttcttaaactatcctagatttctactaaacttgaacagaagctttatttttatcataaataaagacaacagtagtatactgctgttcaaaactcgtaaatccatggacaaaaaacaaaatcggggtaacaaactaaaactgagggaaacgcatcaaatataaaaggagaacaacgacacaacattaaaatgtaacacacacagaaatggactaagcattagacaaaatccgatgagaataacaaatataacatcaaaaccaaatacatgaatttgggatagaaaagtactgtgacacgtcttatagtaatgtgacacgtcttatagtaatgtgaattcacactcaaatataagaaaaaacaaacaacacaacggaaacacaacattaaaatgtaacacacacagaaacgaactataatataacaatggccatattcctgacttggtacaggacatttttaaagaaaaaaatggtaggttgaacctggttttgtggcatgccaaacctcgcactttaatggcaatgttaaatataacattaaaatgataacataatattacaggactacaatacaaataaatagaacatattagacaaagaaacacatggataatagctaacaaaaggcatcaggtttaaaattcaatacgccagaaacGCGCCTaatgtccacacaagactcaccagtgacgcccataaataaaagttcgaaagtcaaaacaagtacaaagttgtacagcactgaggatcaaaagttcaaaaaggttgtgccaaatacggctagggttttatGCAtaggataagaacatccttattatttagaacaatttatgctaattgcaaacagtaaatctaatcaaatgaatataaaagatatacatgataaaactgaagtattaactaattacagaaaacaaaacccagATACATTACATAGACCAACACAAAAAATACACACACCCgacaaatgaaaaaaagtgacgtcacatacgaagtggtgaaaaggcacaaaaattacatcacatttgaaattctgaaacagcacaaaaatgacgtcacatttgaatgactaaaactatatctcaaaaataagatagaattaagATTGATTTAAGATTTAATAAGTCCAATCTACCCAGAATCACATGAGTGAACAATCGATCACGTGACACAAATCAGAACGAGGTTGATCCTTTCATAAGCAAATTGGAACTTATTTTGTGAGGAAAAATTATTCGAATTATGGATTTTATTCTATGATCTGTCAGGAAATTGTATTTTATATTGGATTTATGTGATTATAGTAAAACAGATATCGTAAAAATACGTTTGAAAATTATAAAGTAAAGATTATATCTCAGTTTACGATTTCGAAAACTGAGGGCACGTGTTTCCCAGAATGGCGGAGGAATTTACGATAGAACCTATCCAAGTGGAAGATTgcaatatatttgaaaatcaaacagTTATTGTGAATGATGATGGTTCTCTTCAAATCATTGGAGCTCCATCAGATAATGTGGCGAAAAATAGTGCTACTTCTATGTTTTctggaaaaattaaaaaaggagggGCTACGAGTACGAGTACCGCTACTTCTGACCAAACAAATAGGGCGGATTTAATTGGAATGTACCAGGAGCAGATGATCAATAATCAGAAACTTATTTTGGAACAAAAGAGAGCAATTAACGCTCTGACTAAATCTGTTTCAGAGATAAAAAATGCGTGTATTCAAAACAAACGCGCACCGGTTACAGCTTCCAGTACGCATGCGCGTAGCAAGGTCAACAGGTCACCAAGTAGTGTAAACACAGCTGATAGTTTTTATGACAGCATATCGGAAGAAGAATCCGAAGGAGATTTTGAATCGTCAAATAAAGATGAGGAAGGTGAACCAAAGAGTAAACAGAGAAAAGTGGAAATTGCACCGACTAAGTTTGAGAAGATTAAAAGAGTAGAAAGTGTTCTTTCCAAAAAGCCTAAATTGGGGCCTTCTGTACACGAGAAAATAGCGAAAATCGTAAACCAAGGATCCGAGTCTACGGTAGACCATAGGAGCAAAGAGGTACAAGAGCTATTAGAAAAATATGTTAGACCCGAGAATTGTGATTATTTGGAAGTGCCTATGGTCAATAAAGTTTTATGGACTTCGAAAGAGACTGACAAACGTTTAAAAGACTCTGATCGGAATTTTCAGAGAACTCAAGGTTATTTAGTGAATGGGATGATTCCTCTGGTTTTGTTGATGGACAAAAGTTTGAAAAGCTCAACAGAGGAATCTGAAGAAAATTTCGAATTGGCACTTGATTCTTTGAATATGTTACTGTATGCACACAGAGACATGTCTAGTCAGCGGGAAAGATTACTGACTCCAGCACTTGACAAAAAGTACTATGTTCTTTCCAATGAAGGGGAAAAGATTTCTTCAAAGTATCTGTTTGGGGAACAGGAGGACCTCGAAAAgagaaataaagaaattgacgACAGTGTTAAACTGGGGAAAAAGATTGGTTATACTAAAGGTTTTGGAAAAGATAAAACAAGAGAGCCTGAGAAATCAAACAGAGACAACAATAAGAGCAATGGGTTTAACAGTGGTTATAGCAGTGGTTTTAAAAGTTCTTTTTTAGCCAAACGGGCCCAGATCAACCGAGAGggaaagaaaaacaagaaagGCAAGGGAAATCTGGGCCACAAGAAACACTAGTCACAAAAGATAATGTAAGTACTTTTATGGTTAATGAATTACATCATCTTAAAAATTTACCTGCCAATTTTGTAGCAGGAAAAATTTCAAACT
It contains:
- the LOC139501813 gene encoding uncharacterized protein; translation: MAEEFTIEPIQVEDCNIFENQTVIVNDDGSLQIIGAPSDNVAKNSATSMFSGKIKKGGATSTSTATSDQTNRADLIGMYQEQMINNQKLILEQKRAINALTKSVSEIKNACIQNKRAPVTASSTHARSKVNRSPSSVNTADSFYDSISEEESEGDFESSNKDEEGEPKSKQRKVEIAPTKFEKIKRVESVLSKKPKLGPSVHEKIAKIVNQGSESTVDHRSKEVQELLEKYVRPENCDYLEVPMVNKVLWTSKETDKRLKDSDRNFQRTQGYLVNGMIPLVLLMDKSLKSSTEESEENFELALDSLNMLLYAHRDMSSQRERLLTPALDKKFWKR